Below is a genomic region from Anaerolineales bacterium.
CATGGAACTTGCCCTGGAGCACGCAAAAAATCTGCTCCACCCGATACCCGATGAAAAGCTTTGGACGCCGTATCTCGGCGAGACGTTGGACTCCGGTATGGCCACGTTGCTTGCCGAAGAGATCATCGAAGGTATCCGCTTCGTTCATGGCGAGGAGCCTCAGCCCTATCCCGGACTCACGTTGGCCGGATCGACGTCCTTCACGAGCCCAGACGCTGGAGACAACGGTTCCGGGCCCAACGGAAACGGACATCTCAACGGGCCGATCGACGATATCCAACTGCGCTCCTGGGGCATCCAATTGGTGGACGGGCGCATGCCCGGCTTCGCAGCCATCGCTGGCGCGGCGCACTCCAACGCAGCCGCCGTCGCCATCGTTCGCGAACTCCAGAAGAGAAACATTCTCACCTTTCTCGTAGGCAACGTCAACGGACGTTCGATCATCGACCAACTGGTGGAAGAAAATGTGGAGATGGGATACGACACGTATATCGTTCCCTTCAGCCGCGACACCATCGGGGCGATCTACCCGCTGGGTTTCGCCACTCGATCCGCGCTCACTTTCGGGGGCATGAAAGGCGGCCAGTGGCGCGACATCCTGCTGTACAACAAGTTCCGCGTTTTCGCCTTCGTGCTGGCCTTGGGCGAGGTCGACGATCTTAAATATGCCACGGCCGCCGGGGCGATCTCCTACGGATTTCCCGTCATCGCCGATACGGTGATTCCCGAAATTCTGCCCACCGGGGTCACGCGCTACGAACACGTCATCTCGATGCCGTGGAACGAGATCGAAGGCGACAACGAGGAAGAGAAAGCCGCCAAACTGGTCCAAAAGGCCATCGAGGTGCGCGGCGTCAAGGTCAAGATCAGTGAAGTGCCGGTGCCAGTCGCTTACGGGTCGGCCTTCGAAGGCGAGGTCGTACGCAAGGCGGACATGCGCGTCGAATTCGGCGGCAAACGCAGCCGGGCCTTCGAGTACCTCTTCATGGAAGACATGGATGAAATCGATGACGGCAAGATCGAAGTCATCGGAGACGGTTTCGAGAAATTGGAAGACCAGGGCAGCATGGATTTGGGCATTCTGGTGAAAGTCGCCGGACGCAAGATGGAAAAAGATTTCGAGCCGGTGCTCGAACGCCAGATCCACTACTTCATCAACGGCGGGTCCGGCATCCAGCACATCGGTCAGCGCGACATTGCCTGGATCCGCATCAGCAAGACGGCCGCCGAAAAAGGCTTCAATCTGAAGCACTTCGGCGACATCCTGCACGCCCGCTACCACGATGATTTCGGATCGATCGTCGACAAGGTCGAAGTCACCATCATCACCGAACCCAAACTGCACGCCGAATGGCTGGAGAAAGCGCGCGCGGCTTACGACGAGCGCAACTTGCGCATCGGCGCAATGGTCGACGAGAGCGTGGACACCTTCTATTCCTGCACCCTGTGCCAGTCCTTCGCGCCGGATCACGTCTGCATCGTCAGCCCCGAGCGCCTCGGTTTGTGCGGCGCCTACAACTGGCTGGACTGCAAGGCCTCGTACCAGATCAATCCCACCGGCCCGAACCAGCCGATCGATAAAGGCGAACAGCTCGACGCCGTCAAGGGCTATTACACGGGCATCAACGAGTACGCCGTCAAAGCCTCCCACGGAAGCGTCAGCGAAGTCTCGATGTATTCCATCATGGAAAATCCGATGACGGCATGCGGCTGTTTCGAGTGCATCGCCATGTTGATCCCCGAAGCCAACGGCATCATGATCGTCAGCCGCGAGGACACCAGCATGACGCCGGCCGGCATGACCTTCTCGACTCTGGCCGGTGTGGCCGGCGGTGGACTGCAAACGCCGGGCGTGATGGGCCACGGGAAATTCTACATCACCAGCCCCAAGTTCATCTCCGCCGACGGCGGTTTCAAACGTGTGGTTTGGATGTCCTCCGTTCTGAAGGAGCAGATGGCGGAAGAACTCACCCAGGTGGCCGAGCGAGAGGGCGATCCCGATCTGATCGAAAAAATCGCCGACGAAACCGTTTGCACCGAAGTGGAAGCATTGCTCGAATACCTTCAAGAGAAAGGACATCCCGCTCTCGAGATGGAGCCAATGATCTAATACCAGGAAAGCAAGCCCGGGGATCGGGTTTCGGAATGAGGATGTTACGAAGCAAACAACGTCCGAAGCATCGATCCCCAGTCCCTTTCCTGCCAATCCCGTAGGAGGACGAAATCCCAATGACCGTTGAAATCCCGAAAGAAAAGTACACCAGTAGCGTGCGCCAGGTAACCATCGGTGCTACGGCCGATGAAGGGGGAACGCGCACACATACCTTGACCATCGGGGGCGAAACCTGCATGCCTTTCTTGCTGCACGAAGGGGAGACGCCCAACCGACCGGCCCTTGCCCTGGAAATCCGCGACCGCAGACCCGAGGATTGGTCCGAGCTGCTGATCGAAACCTGGGGAGACGTGATCGACGATCCGGTCGCATGGGCCAAGGCGGCCGAAGAAGCCGGCGCCGACCTGATCTATCTCAAGCTCAGCACGACGACTTCCGACGGCGAACCCAACACGCCGGAAAACGCCAAAAAGATCGTACGCCAGGTCCTGGAAACCAGTGGACTTCCCCTGGCAGTGATCGGTCCCGGCCAAGCCGACCTTGACAACGAATTGATCGTCGCCGTCGCCGAAGAAGGCAAAGGCGAACGCCTGCTGCTGGGTCTCTGCGAGGAGAACAACTACCGCACCATCGTCGCCGCCGCCCTGGCGCACGACCACCTGGTGCAATCCAAGACCCCCATGGACGTCAATCTCTCCAAGCAGCTGATCATCCTGATCCACGACATGGGCATGCCGCTCGAACGCATCGTCATGGATCCGACCACCGGGGCATTGGGATACGGAATCGAATACGGCTACTCCGTCATGGAACGTCTGCGCTTGGCTGCGCTGCAAGGCGACACGATGACCCAACAGCCGATGATCGTCACGCCGGGTGAGGAAACCTGGAAGGTGAAGGAATCCAAAGTCGGCGACGGCGTTCCGGATACATGGGGAGATTGGAAACAACGTGCGCTTGATTGGGAAGCCATTACCGCAACGGCAATTATTCACTCAGGAGCAGACCTGATCGTGCTGCGACATCCCGAAACGCTGAAACGCGTACGCAGCCTGATCGACGATCTGATCCAACCCCAAACGGCTTAACAAGCGCGGAGGAAGAAGATGGCATTAACCGGACTAGAGATTTACAAATTACTACCACAGACCAACTGCAAGGAGTGTGGTTTCCCCACCTGCCTGGCCTTCGCCATGAAATTGGCCGCCAAGCAAGCTACACTGGACGACTGCCCTTACGTGAGCGACGAGGCAAAAGCCAAACTCGAAGCGGCTTCCTCGCCGCCCATTCGCCTGGTCGAACTCAAGAATGAAGAAGGTGAAGTGAAAGTCGGGAACGAGACGGTCCTCTTCCGGCACGAGAAGACTTTCTTCAACAAATGCGGGCTCTTCCTGCGATTGAAAGACGATGAGGACGCCGGGACACTGAAAGACAAAGCCGGCGAGGCAAGCGCCTTCCACGTGGATTACGTGGGCATCGATCTTTTCTTGGATGGCTTCGCCGTCGAAGCCGTTTCGGGAGATCCTGCAACCTTCGCGGCTGCCGTGAAAGCCGTGAACGAAACCAGCAAGAAGCCGTTGATCTTGATCGCCAATTCGGCGGAATTGGCCAAGGCAGGCCTGGAAGCCGCTGAAGGCGCGCGTCCACTGCTGTATGCCGCCGACGCTGACAATTGGGAGGCAATGGCCGAAGTCGCCAAAGGGAAAAACGTTCCCCTGGCCGTCCGCGCCGAGTCTCTCGACGGCCTGGCCGATCTGACGCAGAAACTCAAGAACGCCGGTGTCGAGGACGTGGTGTTGGACCCGCAACTCGGCGGCTACCACGATTCGCTGAACAAACTCACAGCCATCCGTCGATTGGCGTTGAAGAAGACATTCCGCCCCCTCGGGTATCCGATCATCAGCTTCCCAGGGACCGCACCGGAAGCCGACGAAACCCTGCTCGCCGCCGAACAGATTGCCAAATATGGCGGACTGATCGTGCTCGACACGTTCAACCCTGCCAGCCTGTATGCCTTGCTGGTGTTGCGCCAGAACATCTACACCGACCCGCAGAAACCAATCCAGGTTCAGCCCGGTTTGTACGAGATCAACGAACCGAAACCGGACGCACCGCTCATGGTGACCACCAATTTCTCGATCACCTACTTCTCGGTTGCCAACGAGGTGGAAGGTGCTGGGAAACCCGGATGGTTGTTGGTTGCCGATTCGGAAGGCATGAGCGTACTCACAGCCTGGGCGGCCGGTAAATTCGATGCGGAACGCATCGCCAAGGACATCAAGGCGTTCAACGTCGCCGATAAAGTCACACACCACAAGCTGATCATTCCCGGCCATGTCGCCGCGATCTCGGGCGAGTTGGAAGAAGAACTGCCGGGCTGGAAAATTCTGGTCGGCCCTCGCGAGGCAGTCGACATCAAGGGCTTCCTCGACAGCGTGTGGCCTAATTGAGCCTATACCGACCGGATCGATCCAAAGCCGCATGGGATATAATCGACATGCGTAGCAGGTTACGATCAGTGAAAGCATGGCGACCCACAAAATACACTTCTTACCCGCCGATCAAAGCGTTGATGTTCCCACGGGAGCTCTGATCACCGACGCCATGCAGGAAGCCCAGTTGGAAATCCAGCAGCCTTGCGGCGGGCAGGGACGCTGCGGCCGCTGCGCCGTCATCGTCGAGGGCGAAGGAGCCCGCAGGCGTTCGACGATCCGCATTTCGGCGGAGGACATCGCCGCCGGATACGCCCTCGCCTGCCAGACGATCATCGAGGGCGACCTCACGGTCACGATCCCGGAACAGGAAAAGATCGAGCGCCGTCTGGTGACCGACAAATCCGCGCGCAAGGTCGAGCTGCCTTTCGAATACGATCCCGCCGTTCAGCAAACCGTACGCGCCTTTCAACTCGAGATGTCCCCTCCCTCGATCGACGATAACTTGGACGATCTCAGCCGGTTACGCAAAGCGCTCCGGCAGCTCGGGGTGGAGCATCTACGCACCCCGGTGGCCGTCCTGCGGCGCATGGGCACGGCGCTTCGACAGGCATCCTGGTCCCCTTGGGTCGTCCTGGCGTTCGACGCGCCGGGAGGCGACTCGGCGGAATTGCTCGATATTCAGGCCGATCCGATCCAACCCTATGGATTGGCGCTCGACATCGGCACGACGACCGTCACGGCCTTTCTCGTCGACCTGGCCAGCGGTGAAGTCAAAAACCAGGCCTCGGAATACAACGGCCAGATCGCCCGCGGAGAAGACGTGATCTCGCGCATCGTTTTCGCCGCCAAAGGGGACGGCCTTCAAAAGCTCTACGACCTGGTGCGCGAGACCATCGACACTTTGCTCGATAGACTGCAAAAACGCACCGGTGTTTCCCCGCAGCAAATCTACAAGGTCAGTGTGGCCGGAAACACCACGATGATGCACCTCTTCCTGGGCATACCGCCGGAAAGCATTCGGCTCACGCCCTACGTTCCTGCCGCCAACCAGCCTTCCACCTTCCGCGCCCGGGAATTGGAGTTGAATGTCTACCCGCTGGCTCCGGTGGACTGCCTGCCCGCCGTCGNNNNNNNNNNNNNNNNNNCATCACTGCCGGCGTGCTGGCCAGCAAGCTGTCCGAGGCGCCGGACCTTACCCTGTTCATCGACGTGGGCACGAACGGGGAGACCGTTCTGGGGACGAACGAATGGATGGTCACCTGCGCCTGCTCGGCCGGGCCTGCGTTCGAAGGCGCCGGCGTCATCGACGGTATGCGCGCCACGCTGGGCGCCATCGAAGAGGTGTGGGTGAACACCAACACCTACGAACCGACCATTCGCGTCATCGGCGGCAAGAAACCGGTCGGCATCTGCGGTTCCGGTTTGATCTCGCTCCTGGCGGAGCTTTTCGTCACCGGCGTCGTGGACCGCGCAGGAAATTTCAAACTGGACCTGGACACCCCGCGTGTGCGTCAGGGCCAATACGGTCCGGAATACATCGTCGCCTGGGGCGAAGAAACCGAGCACGGCAGAGACATCGCCCTGAACAAAGTGGATGTCGACAATCTGATGCGCGCCAAAGCGGCCATTTATGCCGGGTTCAGCGTCCTGGCCGACAGCGTCGGCGTCGAGCTGGAGGACGTGCAGCAGATGCTGGTGGGCGGCGCATTCGGACAATACATCAACGTCGAGAACGCCATCAAGATCGGTTTGCTGCCTGACCTCCCCTGGGACAGGTTCAATTTCCTGGGAAACACTTCCGTTCTCGGCAGCTACATGGCGCTCCTGTCATACGACGCACGCCAGCAAATTCGCGCCATCGCCGAGAAGATGACCTACGTCGAACTCTCGGCGGACAACACCTTTTACGACGCTTTCACTGCTGCGCTCTTCCTGCCCCACACCGAAATCAACCGCTTTCCGAGCGTGGCTGAAATCTGGGAACGCTACAGCGCGAAAAAAGGAACGCCTGGGAATTGAACCTGAAGTAGAATCGGAGTATGGAGATTGTTCGCTGAGGATTGTGAGAACTGCTTGAGGTGGTAGAAATGACGAAGACCATTGCCCTCGCCGGAAAAGGCGGGACGGGAAAAACGACGCTCGCAGCGCTGCTCATTCATAATTTGAGCCAACGGGTGCGCGGCCCGCTTCTGGCGATCGACGCCGATCCGGCCACGAATCTGCACATGGCCCTCGGTGTCTCCGAGCCGGATACGGTCGGAGAGATCCGCGAGACGATGAGCGAAACGGCGCAGGCCGGGCAGCTTGGGGTATCGATCAGCCGCCACGATTATCTCAACCGTGAAGTGCGCATGGCGATCGAAGAGGGAGAGCGTGTCGATCTGCTCGCCATGGGCCGGCCGGAAGGCCAGGGCTGCTACTGCGCCGTCAATCACCTGCTGCGCCAGATCGTGGATGATATCGGCCGCACGTACGAGACGATCGTCATCGACAACGAAGCCGGCATGGAACACATCAGCAGGCGCACGACGCGGGACGTCGATCTTCTGCTGCTCGTCACGGATCCCACGCTGCGCGGCGTACGCACGGCAGGCGAAATGGCCCGGCTGGCCGAAACGCTCGAGGTGAACGTCAAACGCACGGCATTGATCGTCAATCGGGTGAAAGGCGACCTGCCGCAGCCGCTGCAGGACGCCATCGACGAATTGAACCTCGAAATCGCAGCACTCATCCCGGCAGACGAGAACATCAACCAACTCGACGCATTGGGAACGCCGTTGATCCAACTCAATGGAGACTCACCTGCAGCCGCAGCGGTAAAACGACTGGCCGACCGGATCTTGAACGAAGGTTAATCCATCTAGACAACATCAAACTTACGATAGGAGAAGATCCATGTACAAAATCGGAGAGAACATCCATATCGTCTCACCGAAGGTGAAGGAGGCGCTGAAGGAACGCGATGGGGGCTTCTTCGTCGATCTCGCCCGCCGCCAGAAGGATGCCGGCGCCGACGTGATCGATCTGAACATCGGACCGCGCAAAAAGGACGGGCCGGAAGTGGTCGATTGGCTGGTGGACTGCATGCAGGAAGCCGTACCCGGAATGACACTGAGTTTCGACACGACCAACCTTGCGGCCATCGAGACCGGACTCAAACGGGTGGGATCGAACGCCATGGTCAATTCCACTTCGGCCGAAATCGAACGCCTGACGAACGTGCCTCCCCTGGCGGCCAAGTACGACGCAAAGCTGATCGCCCTTTGCATGGAGAAGAGCGGCATTCCCGTCAGCGCAGACGAGCGCGTCGGCATCGCCATGGAAAAACTCATTCCGCGCGCCCAGGCATTGGACATCCCGATGGAAAATCTCTACATCGACCCCTTGATCCTCACCGTCTCCGGCTGCCAGGAGTACGTCCCCGAATCCATTGAAACCATCCGCATGCTGAAGATGGTCATGGATCCGCCGCCGATGACGACGGTGGGGCTTTCCAACGTCTCGAACTCCGTGCCCAACGAAATGCGCCCGCTCATCGACCGTGTTTTCGTGATCATGCTCCTGGCCGTGGGCTGCGATTCGGCGATCCTCAACCCGCTCGACAAAGAGCTGATGGAGACCATTCACGCCGTGGAAACGCGTGACGACAGCACGCCGGTCAAGGCCCTGAACCTGAAGATTTTCGACGCCGTCGCCGCCATGGAGGAGCCGACACAGGACCTGGTGGACATGTCGGATCCGAAGCAGGTCGAAATCTGGAAGACCGTGCAGATTCTGCTCAACAAGGTGATTTACGCAGATTCATACCTGCGCCTGTAATCTCGAGAGCGCAGTCTCGGCGAAATTGGACAACTCTTCAAAACGGGTTGCCCGCGATCCGAAAGATACCATTCAAGACCCAACCTTCATCGTTCGCGAACAAGGAGGGTATTCGTATGGCTAAGGAGTCACCGCATCTCAACATCGAGGAATTGCTGGCGAAAGCTGAAAAACCTTCCGCAGAGGCGATGCGTCTCCATCCTTTCTACCAGGGCAAGGTCGAAGTCGCGGTGAAAGCGCGCGTCCGCGATTTCAACGATTTCGCCATCTGGTACACACCCGGAGTAGCAGCCCCCTGCAAGGCGATCGAAGCGGATCCCGATCTCGTATACGAACATACCCATAAATGGAACACGGTCGCCATCGTTTCAGACGGCACCCGCGTTCTGGGATTGGGCGACATCGGCCCCAAAGCCGGTCTGCCGGTCATGGAAGGCAAAGCGCTGCTTTACAAGTATCTGGGCGGTGTGGACGCATGGCCGATCATGCTCGACACCAAAGACCCGAACAAGATCATCGAAACGGTGCTGCTCCTGCAACCCGGATTCGGCGGAGTCAATCTGGAGGACATCTCCCAGCCGAAATGTTTTCGCATC
It encodes:
- a CDS encoding ATP-binding protein gives rise to the protein ITAGVLASKLSEAPDLTLFIDVGTNGETVLGTNEWMVTCACSAGPAFEGAGVIDGMRATLGAIEEVWVNTNTYEPTIRVIGGKKPVGICGSGLISLLAELFVTGVVDRAGNFKLDLDTPRVRQGQYGPEYIVAWGEETEHGRDIALNKVDVDNLMRAKAAIYAGFSVLADSVGVELEDVQQMLVGGAFGQYINVENAIKIGLLPDLPWDRFNFLGNTSVLGSYMALLSYDARQQIRAIAEKMTYVELSADNTFYDAFTAALFLPHTEINRFPSVAEIWERYSAKKGTPGN
- a CDS encoding dihydropteroate synthase, coding for MYKIGENIHIVSPKVKEALKERDGGFFVDLARRQKDAGADVIDLNIGPRKKDGPEVVDWLVDCMQEAVPGMTLSFDTTNLAAIETGLKRVGSNAMVNSTSAEIERLTNVPPLAAKYDAKLIALCMEKSGIPVSADERVGIAMEKLIPRAQALDIPMENLYIDPLILTVSGCQEYVPESIETIRMLKMVMDPPPMTTVGLSNVSNSVPNEMRPLIDRVFVIMLLAVGCDSAILNPLDKELMETIHAVETRDDSTPVKALNLKIFDAVAAMEEPTQDLVDMSDPKQVEIWKTVQILLNKVIYADSYLRL
- a CDS encoding acetyl-CoA decarbonylase/synthase complex subunit delta; the encoded protein is MTVEIPKEKYTSSVRQVTIGATADEGGTRTHTLTIGGETCMPFLLHEGETPNRPALALEIRDRRPEDWSELLIETWGDVIDDPVAWAKAAEEAGADLIYLKLSTTTSDGEPNTPENAKKIVRQVLETSGLPLAVIGPGQADLDNELIVAVAEEGKGERLLLGLCEENNYRTIVAAALAHDHLVQSKTPMDVNLSKQLIILIHDMGMPLERIVMDPTTGALGYGIEYGYSVMERLRLAALQGDTMTQQPMIVTPGEETWKVKESKVGDGVPDTWGDWKQRALDWEAITATAIIHSGADLIVLRHPETLKRVRSLIDDLIQPQTA
- a CDS encoding AAA family ATPase, with protein sequence MTKTIALAGKGGTGKTTLAALLIHNLSQRVRGPLLAIDADPATNLHMALGVSEPDTVGEIRETMSETAQAGQLGVSISRHDYLNREVRMAIEEGERVDLLAMGRPEGQGCYCAVNHLLRQIVDDIGRTYETIVIDNEAGMEHISRRTTRDVDLLLLVTDPTLRGVRTAGEMARLAETLEVNVKRTALIVNRVKGDLPQPLQDAIDELNLEIAALIPADENINQLDALGTPLIQLNGDSPAAAAVKRLADRILNEG
- the acsC gene encoding acetyl-CoA decarbonylase/synthase complex subunit gamma, encoding MALTGLEIYKLLPQTNCKECGFPTCLAFAMKLAAKQATLDDCPYVSDEAKAKLEAASSPPIRLVELKNEEGEVKVGNETVLFRHEKTFFNKCGLFLRLKDDEDAGTLKDKAGEASAFHVDYVGIDLFLDGFAVEAVSGDPATFAAAVKAVNETSKKPLILIANSAELAKAGLEAAEGARPLLYAADADNWEAMAEVAKGKNVPLAVRAESLDGLADLTQKLKNAGVEDVVLDPQLGGYHDSLNKLTAIRRLALKKTFRPLGYPIISFPGTAPEADETLLAAEQIAKYGGLIVLDTFNPASLYALLVLRQNIYTDPQKPIQVQPGLYEINEPKPDAPLMVTTNFSITYFSVANEVEGAGKPGWLLVADSEGMSVLTAWAAGKFDAERIAKDIKAFNVADKVTHHKLIIPGHVAAISGELEEELPGWKILVGPREAVDIKGFLDSVWPN
- the acsB gene encoding acetyl-CoA decarbonylase/synthase complex subunit alpha/beta; amino-acid sequence: MSRYIATRAIRGANAIVAEAEKALTKAIEEKGRDAPVAFPNTAYYLPVILGMLGHEVSTLGDMELALEHAKNLLHPIPDEKLWTPYLGETLDSGMATLLAEEIIEGIRFVHGEEPQPYPGLTLAGSTSFTSPDAGDNGSGPNGNGHLNGPIDDIQLRSWGIQLVDGRMPGFAAIAGAAHSNAAAVAIVRELQKRNILTFLVGNVNGRSIIDQLVEENVEMGYDTYIVPFSRDTIGAIYPLGFATRSALTFGGMKGGQWRDILLYNKFRVFAFVLALGEVDDLKYATAAGAISYGFPVIADTVIPEILPTGVTRYEHVISMPWNEIEGDNEEEKAAKLVQKAIEVRGVKVKISEVPVPVAYGSAFEGEVVRKADMRVEFGGKRSRAFEYLFMEDMDEIDDGKIEVIGDGFEKLEDQGSMDLGILVKVAGRKMEKDFEPVLERQIHYFINGGSGIQHIGQRDIAWIRISKTAAEKGFNLKHFGDILHARYHDDFGSIVDKVEVTIITEPKLHAEWLEKARAAYDERNLRIGAMVDESVDTFYSCTLCQSFAPDHVCIVSPERLGLCGAYNWLDCKASYQINPTGPNQPIDKGEQLDAVKGYYTGINEYAVKASHGSVSEVSMYSIMENPMTACGCFECIAMLIPEANGIMIVSREDTSMTPAGMTFSTLAGVAGGGLQTPGVMGHGKFYITSPKFISADGGFKRVVWMSSVLKEQMAEELTQVAEREGDPDLIEKIADETVCTEVEALLEYLQEKGHPALEMEPMI
- a CDS encoding 2Fe-2S iron-sulfur cluster-binding protein; protein product: MATHKIHFLPADQSVDVPTGALITDAMQEAQLEIQQPCGGQGRCGRCAVIVEGEGARRRSTIRISAEDIAAGYALACQTIIEGDLTVTIPEQEKIERRLVTDKSARKVELPFEYDPAVQQTVRAFQLEMSPPSIDDNLDDLSRLRKALRQLGVEHLRTPVAVLRRMGTALRQASWSPWVVLAFDAPGGDSAELLDIQADPIQPYGLALDIGTTTVTAFLVDLASGEVKNQASEYNGQIARGEDVISRIVFAAKGDGLQKLYDLVRETIDTLLDRLQKRTGVSPQQIYKVSVAGNTTMMHLFLGIPPESIRLTPYVPAANQPSTFRARELELNVYPLAPVDCLPAV